A window from Megalobrama amblycephala isolate DHTTF-2021 linkage group LG9, ASM1881202v1, whole genome shotgun sequence encodes these proteins:
- the si:ch1073-376c22.1 gene encoding fucolectin isoform X2: protein MQAGKTQKFKFSPSDGQYVNVLLLGENHILTVCEVEVYEVSEDMVAMIQSEGINVAPKGQATQSNQGSTACLSLAQNAIDWNRQYDLFKGSCTQTNTESDPWWRLVLMKTYTIVSVALTNRGDCCTEQLNGAVVHIGDSLESEGHANPVRDRKVPV, encoded by the exons ATGCAGGCTGGGAAAACACAGAAGTTCAAGTTCAGCCCCTCAGATGGACAGTATGTTAATGTTCTTTTACTAGGAGAGAACCACATTCTGACAGTATGTGAGGTAGAGGTGTACGAAGTCTCTGAAG ACATGGTAGCAATGATACAGTCTGAGGGGATTAACGTGGCACCAAAAGGACAAGCTACCCAGTCCAATCAAGGTTCTACAGCATGCCTGAGTCTTGCACAAAATGCCATTGACTGGAACCGGCAGTATGACCTATTCAAAGGCTCTTGCACTCAAACGAATACTGAAAGTGATCCCTGGTGGAGACTGGTTCTAATGAAAACTTATACAATTGTATCAGTGGCTCTTACCAATCGCGGTGACTGCTGCACCGAGCAACTGAATGGAGCGGTGGTTCACATTGGAGATTCACTAGAGTCTGAGGGCCATGCAAATCCAGT GAGGGACAGGAAAGTTCCGGTGTGA
- the si:ch1073-376c22.1 gene encoding fucolectin isoform X1: MQAGKTQKFKFSPSDGQYVNVLLLGENHILTVCEVEVYEVSEDMVAMIQSEGINVAPKGQATQSNQGSTACLSLAQNAIDWNRQYDLFKGSCTQTNTESDPWWRLVLMKTYTIVSVALTNRGDCCTEQLNGAVVHIGDSLESEGHANPVCDKVFFIPAGGTGKFRCDSALQGCYVTVGLPGENRTLSLCEVEVFRVPTE; encoded by the exons ATGCAGGCTGGGAAAACACAGAAGTTCAAGTTCAGCCCCTCAGATGGACAGTATGTTAATGTTCTTTTACTAGGAGAGAACCACATTCTGACAGTATGTGAGGTAGAGGTGTACGAAGTCTCTGAAG ACATGGTAGCAATGATACAGTCTGAGGGGATTAACGTGGCACCAAAAGGACAAGCTACCCAGTCCAATCAAGGTTCTACAGCATGCCTGAGTCTTGCACAAAATGCCATTGACTGGAACCGGCAGTATGACCTATTCAAAGGCTCTTGCACTCAAACGAATACTGAAAGTGATCCCTGGTGGAGACTGGTTCTAATGAAAACTTATACAATTGTATCAGTGGCTCTTACCAATCGCGGTGACTGCTGCACCGAGCAACTGAATGGAGCGGTGGTTCACATTGGAGATTCACTAGAGTCTGAGGGCCATGCAAATCCAGT GTGTGATAAAGTGTTCTTCATCCCTGCAGGAGGGACAGGAAAGTTCCGGTGTGACAGTGCTCTTCAAGGCTGTTATGTGACTGTGGGTCTTCCTGGGGAAAACAGGACTCTGAGCTTGTGTGAAGTGGAGGTGTTCAGGGTTCCAACAGAATAG